In the genome of Bacillota bacterium, one region contains:
- a CDS encoding helix-turn-helix domain-containing protein codes for MSRKTQKKNPETATTEVMSVRELADFLRLSVHTVYRLAEQGKLPGRKVGKHWRFHRDAIVAWLATYREEDALYGTSSGGASE; via the coding sequence ATGAGCAGGAAAACACAAAAGAAGAATCCGGAAACAGCTACCACCGAAGTGATGAGTGTGCGAGAACTTGCGGATTTTTTGCGGCTGTCCGTGCATACCGTCTACCGTCTCGCCGAGCAGGGCAAACTGCCGGGGCGCAAGGTGGGTAAGCACTGGCGTTTCCACCGCGATGCTATCGTTGCCTGGCTGGCAACATATCGGGAGGAGGACGCGCTGTACGGGACATCCTCTGGAGGGGCAAGTGAATGA